The Marivivens sp. LCG002 genome contains a region encoding:
- a CDS encoding nucleobase:cation symporter-2 family protein translates to MADETLGTPEQLRDPNYTPPLGKAIPLGIQHVLAMFVSNVTPAIVLAGAAGFGFGSNSPDFPELLYMIQMSMLFAGIATLFQTITFGPVGAALPIVQGTSFAFIPIMIPLVVGKGVDGLAALYGGVLIGGIFHAALGTVIGKIRFALPPLVTGLVVTLIGLALVKVGIEYAAGGVPAKAAGAESYGSFKSWSAALVVIFVTLGLKFYARGMLAVSAVLIGIVVGYFYSMAIGLLSFEAVANSWTRSAIFSLPVPFKYGFEFSMAAVIGFCLMAFVSAVETVGDVSGICKGGAGREATDKEIAGATYADGLGTAVAGVFGALPNTSFSQNVGLIAMTGVMSRHVVTIGAIFLIICGLIPKVGGVIRTVPIEVLGGGVVVMFGMVVASGVSMLSDVVWNRRNMVIFAVALSVGLGLQLEVMNLAPGSANALQHLPSSLQILGASGILPAALIAIVLNLILPAELADEATEEMSGGMAGSKK, encoded by the coding sequence ATGGCCGATGAAACACTCGGGACGCCGGAGCAGCTCCGCGATCCCAATTATACGCCCCCCTTAGGCAAAGCGATCCCGCTGGGGATCCAGCACGTGCTTGCCATGTTCGTTTCGAACGTGACACCTGCAATCGTTTTGGCTGGTGCGGCCGGCTTCGGATTCGGGTCGAACTCGCCCGACTTCCCCGAACTTCTCTACATGATCCAGATGTCGATGCTCTTTGCGGGTATTGCCACGCTTTTCCAGACCATCACCTTTGGGCCCGTCGGCGCTGCACTCCCGATTGTTCAGGGCACTTCGTTCGCCTTTATTCCGATCATGATCCCGCTTGTTGTGGGAAAGGGTGTTGACGGCCTTGCTGCGCTATATGGCGGCGTGCTCATCGGCGGTATTTTCCACGCTGCCCTCGGGACCGTCATCGGCAAGATCCGCTTTGCGCTTCCGCCGTTGGTGACGGGCCTTGTTGTGACGCTCATCGGTCTTGCACTGGTCAAGGTCGGGATCGAATACGCAGCAGGTGGCGTTCCGGCCAAGGCTGCAGGCGCCGAAAGCTATGGCAGCTTCAAGAGCTGGTCGGCTGCATTGGTCGTGATCTTTGTGACCCTCGGTCTCAAGTTCTATGCCCGCGGCATGTTGGCGGTGTCCGCCGTGCTGATCGGGATCGTTGTCGGTTATTTCTACTCGATGGCGATCGGACTTCTCTCGTTCGAAGCGGTTGCGAACAGCTGGACCCGTTCGGCGATCTTTTCGCTTCCCGTTCCGTTCAAATACGGCTTTGAATTCTCGATGGCCGCTGTCATCGGGTTCTGTCTGATGGCCTTTGTCTCGGCGGTTGAAACCGTTGGCGACGTTTCGGGTATCTGCAAAGGCGGCGCTGGCCGCGAAGCCACCGACAAGGAAATCGCAGGGGCAACCTATGCAGACGGTCTGGGCACCGCGGTTGCGGGCGTCTTCGGTGCATTGCCGAACACCTCGTTCAGCCAGAACGTTGGTCTGATCGCGATGACGGGCGTCATGAGCCGCCACGTTGTCACCATCGGCGCAATCTTCCTGATCATTTGCGGCCTGATCCCCAAAGTGGGCGGCGTCATCCGCACCGTTCCTATCGAAGTTCTCGGCGGCGGCGTTGTCGTGATGTTCGGCATGGTTGTTGCGTCGGGTGTGTCGATGCTTTCGGACGTGGTCTGGAACCGCCGCAACATGGTGATCTTTGCGGTTGCCCTTTCGGTTGGTCTTGGTCTTCAGCTCGAAGTTATGAACCTTGCACCTGGTTCGGCGAATGCGCTTCAGCACTTGCCGTCGAGCCTCCAGATCCTTGGCGCTTCGGGCATTCTACCCGCCGCTTTGATCGCGATCGTTCTGAACCTCATCCTTCCAGCCGAACTCGCGGATGAAGCGACCGAGGAAATGTCGGGCGGCATGGCCGGTTCGAAGAAATAA
- a CDS encoding AI-2E family transporter — protein MDYGRIQTIALVIIAFAVVLFLLVQARFMLIALATAIIIFALTSDVINFIARQKIGRVHVPNWLASLGALLLISLALIVLSTIFLTQVNTVLSTTISYLERAPQAVATLFKWISPEAEQTILNSLSSINISSYVRTFAGQAGNLASGISSFTVLVILFVGFLFAERVWFDTKLNNLVGDPVQADKIRRIITSIIRRVNYYLLVKTVVSVVTGGMVFAVAKAFKLDLASALGVLTFVLNYIPNVGSIIATVMVALVAFVQTGDPTSTGAIFVITGAIQFVNGSILDPMMMGHALRVSSFGIIISLAFWGAVWGIPGMFLSVPIMVMLMVVCSHVPMLRPIAVLLSRQGLPDDESDLIANDL, from the coding sequence ATGGACTATGGCAGAATCCAGACGATAGCGCTTGTCATCATTGCCTTTGCCGTTGTTCTTTTCTTGCTCGTTCAGGCGCGCTTCATGCTCATCGCGCTGGCCACGGCGATCATCATTTTCGCGCTGACCTCGGATGTGATCAACTTTATCGCGCGGCAAAAGATCGGGCGGGTGCATGTGCCCAATTGGTTGGCCAGCCTCGGCGCACTTCTCCTGATTTCCCTTGCGCTGATCGTCCTGTCCACGATCTTTCTGACCCAGGTCAACACGGTGCTCAGCACGACGATTTCCTATCTCGAACGTGCCCCCCAAGCCGTTGCGACACTCTTCAAATGGATCAGTCCCGAAGCCGAACAGACGATCCTCAACTCGCTCAGCTCGATCAATATTTCAAGCTATGTGCGCACATTCGCAGGTCAGGCCGGAAACCTTGCCAGTGGGATCAGCTCGTTCACCGTTCTGGTGATCCTCTTTGTCGGTTTTCTGTTCGCAGAACGGGTCTGGTTCGACACCAAGCTCAACAACCTCGTCGGCGACCCTGTCCAGGCCGACAAGATCCGCCGCATCATCACCTCGATCATCCGCCGCGTGAACTATTACCTTCTGGTGAAAACGGTGGTGAGTGTGGTGACGGGCGGCATGGTCTTTGCGGTCGCCAAGGCGTTCAAGCTCGACCTGGCCTCGGCGCTTGGCGTGCTGACCTTCGTGCTGAATTATATTCCGAATGTCGGCTCTATCATTGCGACCGTCATGGTGGCTCTTGTCGCTTTTGTCCAAACGGGCGATCCCACGTCAACGGGGGCGATCTTTGTGATTACGGGCGCGATCCAATTCGTCAACGGCAGCATTCTAGACCCGATGATGATGGGGCACGCGCTGCGTGTGTCTTCCTTCGGGATCATCATCAGCCTTGCCTTCTGGGGCGCTGTCTGGGGCATTCCGGGGATGTTCCTCTCGGTGCCGATCATGGTGATGCTCATGGTCGTCTGTAGCCATGTGCCCATGCTGCGCCCGATTGCCGTGCTCTTGTCGAGACAGGGTCTACCCGATGATGAAAGCGATTTGATCGCGAACGACCTTTAA
- a CDS encoding alanyl-tRNA editing protein — MTELVFREDAYLRDLSARVTSITDEGGIVLDRTIFYPTGGGQPGDSGHLEWDNGRIEIATAIKGQGEDVILVPAEPSRLPAVGTTLRQFITWERRHRHMRVHTALHLLSVVIPLPVTGGQIGADKGRLDFLMPEPPENKDELEETLNKLIACDFMVSEEWITEDELDTKPDLVKTMSVKPPRGAGRIRLVRIGQGENTADLQPCGGTHVAWTSEIGRVQIGKIESKGKQNRRVNLILLD; from the coding sequence ATGACCGAGCTTGTCTTTCGTGAGGATGCCTATCTTCGGGACCTGTCCGCGCGGGTCACCTCGATCACGGACGAAGGCGGCATCGTGCTGGACCGCACGATTTTCTATCCCACAGGAGGGGGCCAACCCGGAGATTCAGGCCATCTCGAATGGGACAACGGCCGGATCGAGATCGCAACGGCGATCAAGGGGCAGGGGGAAGATGTGATCCTTGTGCCTGCCGAACCCTCGCGGCTTCCTGCCGTCGGGACCACGCTGCGCCAGTTCATCACATGGGAACGGCGTCACCGCCACATGCGCGTGCATACGGCGCTTCATCTTTTGTCCGTCGTTATTCCGCTTCCCGTCACGGGCGGGCAGATCGGCGCGGACAAGGGCCGGCTTGATTTCCTCATGCCCGAGCCGCCCGAGAACAAGGACGAGCTGGAAGAGACGCTCAACAAGCTCATCGCCTGTGATTTCATGGTGAGCGAAGAGTGGATCACCGAGGACGAGCTTGATACCAAGCCCGATCTTGTGAAAACGATGTCGGTGAAACCGCCCAGAGGCGCGGGGCGCATCCGCCTTGTGCGTATCGGACAGGGCGAGAATACCGCCGACCTTCAGCCCTGTGGCGGCACTCATGTCGCTTGGACGAGCGAGATCGGCCGCGTGCAAATCGGCAAGATCGAGAGCAAAGGCAAGCAGAACCGCCGCGTGAACCTGATCCTGCTGGATTAA